The following are encoded together in the Lathyrus oleraceus cultivar Zhongwan6 chromosome 3, CAAS_Psat_ZW6_1.0, whole genome shotgun sequence genome:
- the LOC127130543 gene encoding secreted RxLR effector protein 161-like, producing MSIFNETITSLETKVKLRNNINDELVNVTLYKQIIGSIIYLCNIIPDIYQSVTLLSRFMERPQESNGKVVTRVFQYIKGTIDHGVLIPRLKTSLDRAEVHVYVDSDFNRDQDKRKSTAGYIFMFGGAPISWSSRKQGIMVLSSCEAQYVVASYADCQPLWIKMLLGELKVIGPKKMKLFVDNKFIIDLSDHHMCHEKSKHIKRSYVL from the coding sequence ATGAGTATCTTCAATGAAACAATCACTTCTTTAGAGACAAAAGTAAAGCTAAGGAATAATATAAATGATGAACTTGTAAATGTGACATTGTACAAGCAAATAATTGGATCTATAATATATCTATGCAATATCATACCTGATATCTATCAAAGTGTTACATTGTTGAGTAGGTTTATGGAGAGGCCACAAGAATCTAATGGCAAAGTAGTGACAAGGGTGTTCCAGTACATTAAGGGAACAATTGATCATGGTGTGTTAATTCCAAGACTGAAAACCAGTCTCGATAGAGCTGAAGTGCATGTCTATGTAGATTCTGATTTTAATAGAGATCAAGACAAAAGGAAAAGTACTGCAGGCTACATATTCATGTTTGGTGGAGCACCAATCTCTTGGAGCTCGAGGAAGCAAGGGATAATGGTTTTATCATCATGTGAAGCGCAGTATGTGGTGGCATCCTATGCAGATTGTCAACCCCTGTGGATTAAAATGTTGTTGGGAGAACTGAAAGTGATTGGGCcgaagaagatgaagttgttTGTAGATAACAAGTTTATTATCGACTTATCCGACCATCATATGTGCCATGAAAAGAGCAAGCACATCAAAAGGAGTTACGTTTTatga